The region AAAGCCCTCTTTGACCTCTTCGACAGTGTTGAACAAGAGGCCCATGCTCTTCAGTGAGCTTGAACAAGAAATAGTCCTAAGGCTGATCGAAAACATGCCAGCCGAGAAAGTCGCAGGGATACTTGAACAGATGCCAAACGATGATGTGGTCGACATCCTCGGGAACCTCTCTGGTGAACAGGCCAAGGCGCTCCTGGATCTCATGATAAAGGCAAGCTCCGAGGAGGTTGGGGAGTTGCTCGGCCGCGACCCAGAAACCGCTGGTGGCATCATGGTTGCGGACTTCATTGCCTTAAAGGAAGAGACCACGGCAAAAGAGGCCGTCGAGGCGTTGCAGAAAGAGTACGTCGATATCGAGATGCCATTCTATCTGTATGTGGTTGACGATCACGGCCATCTTGTAGGTGTCGTATCTTTGAGACAGTTGGTCATTGTCCACCCTGCCACAAAACTCAAATCGATTATGGCCACAGAAGTGGTGTGCGTCCGGACCAATCCGGATCAGGAAGAAGTAGCCAAAATCGTTGCCCATTATAATATTCTGGCGGTGCCTGTGGTAGACGAAAATAATATGTTGGTTGGAATCGTCACGGTAGATGATGTGATTGATATTATCCGCGAGGAAGCCACAGAGGATATCTTCAAAATGGCCGGAATCAGCGGAGATGTAGAATATATCGAAACACAGACCATCTTTAAGAGCATCCGCAAACGTTTGCCGTGGCTCTTGGCCAGTTGGATCGGGGGCATTATTGCCTGTTATGTTGTTGGCCATTTTCAGCAAAGCTTGAGCAAGCTCGTTTACCTGGCCGCCTTTATGCCGATCATCATGGGCATGGGTGGTAACGTCGGGACTCAAACTTCGGCCAGTGTAATGCGAGGTCTTGCAACTGGCCGGATCAATATCAGGCAAATATGGCGTGTCATCCTCAAAGAGCTCACTGTTGGGTTCTGTCTGGGCTTTTTCTATGGTGTGATGATTTCGTTGTTTGCACAGTTCAGATATGGATTTGGACTGTGGGAACTCGGATTGGTGGTGGGATTTGCCATGATATGTTCTATGACAGTGGCTGCTACACTAGCGTCGTGCCTCCCCTTAGCGTTTCACCGTCTTGGTACTGATCCCGCTGTTGCCACCGGACCTTTTGTCACAACCTTTACCGATATCCTGAGTGTGTTCTTCTACTTCGAGATCGCAACTCTCCTGCTCCATCTGTGATCCTTGTGCCGCATCTGTCCTATGCGATTATACTTTGTGCGACTCAGCATGGCGACCAGAGAGGGCACATCAAATAACTGGTCCCTCTTCCGGTTTTGTCTAGCACAGAAAAGTATGATACAAGGCCGGTACCAATAAAGGCAACTTCCTTATGCGCATACTCCTGGTTGAAGATGATCTGAAGACTGCCTCCTTTATTTTAAAGGGGCTGAAAGAGGCAGGTTTTGCCGTGGACCATACGGGAGATGGTGAGGACGGGCTCCATCTGGCACTAAGAGAGCCATACGATGCGGCTATCATTGATATCATGTTGCCCAAGTTAGACGGGCTGAGTCTTATCGGACACCTACGGCGGGAAAAGATCAATACACCTGTCATCATATTGAGCGCCAAACGGGGTGTAGATGATCGCATCAAAGGGCTTCAAACAGGGAGTCACGACTATCTGACCAAGCCTTTTTCGTTCTCCGAGCTTCTGGCCCGCGTGCAGGCCTTGATACGCAGGGCCAGCAGGGCTTCCGAGGCTACTGGTCTCACGGTCGCTGATCTTTCCATGAATCTTCTCACCCGTGAGGTTAAAAGAGGAGGCAAGAAGGTTGAGCTGCGACCACTACCTAAAACTCTCCGTGGCGGGTCATATGACACTGTTTGTTGCCAGGACAAGGGGCCCTTTCTGGTCCATCCGGCCGGCCAAGCCGCTTTTTCTTGCTATTGTCGCTACTCAGGTTAATTGCGACCCTGATTGTTGTTTATGGCATCATCCTCCCGCCCATAGGCTGGAAACTCTCACTCTTTGTGTGCGGATATGCCCTGGTCTGGTTTGGATTTAATAATGGTATCAAATTGGTAGTCTATAAAGTATTCGAATTTCAGCAGGGATTGCTTGGCAGGAGGCATCTTGAAAGAGCTGGGCGTGTAATACGGTGATAAGGAACTCAGGGCTTCGCCCCAACAGGTTGTAGAAATTCCGAAACATATAATTGCCCCAAGAATGAATGTACAGTCTGTCATCTGGGTCATCGCCCTAACGCTTTTTTTAGGAGGGCTGGGAGCACCTATTCCGGAAAATCCTGTCCTGTTGGGCGGGGGATACGCCATCCACAAACAGGTGTGCCCAACTATACTTAGTCCCTCCTTGTGGTTCTTAGCTATACTCTGCGGGGATCTACTCCTTTTTGCCGTTGCACGCTGGATCTTTACCCACCCTACCATATCAGCCTTGTTAACGCGCTATCTGGGCGAAAAACGACTTAACAGATACCAAAAGGCGTTGGCATGCTGGGGCGCCATGGTGCTCTTTCTGGCCCGCTTCACCTTTGGCCTACGTGCAGTCGCCTATATAGTTGCAGGGGCGGCGCGTTATGCATGGCTACGGTTCGTGGTTGTAGATGGACTAGGTGTGGCGATTCAGGTTCTATTGTTTGTTGGGCTTGGCTACTATGCAGGCGAGAGAATCGAGTGGGCCAGAGCCACCGGAGGCAGAATCGCTCTTCTGCTGGGCATAT is a window of Deltaproteobacteria bacterium DNA encoding:
- a CDS encoding response regulator, with translation MRILLVEDDLKTASFILKGLKEAGFAVDHTGDGEDGLHLALREPYDAAIIDIMLPKLDGLSLIGHLRREKINTPVIILSAKRGVDDRIKGLQTGSHDYLTKPFSFSELLARVQALIRRASRASEATGLTVADLSMNLLTREVKRGGKKVELRPLPKTLRGGSYDTVCCQDKGPFLVHPAGQAAFSCYCRYSG
- a CDS encoding DedA family protein codes for the protein MNVQSVIWVIALTLFLGGLGAPIPENPVLLGGGYAIHKQVCPTILSPSLWFLAILCGDLLLFAVARWIFTHPTISALLTRYLGEKRLNRYQKALACWGAMVLFLARFTFGLRAVAYIVAGAARYAWLRFVVVDGLGVAIQVLLFVGLGYYAGERIEWARATGGRIALLLGILVLVGTLVTWGVSAIVQKLSGITSGKTKNQASDSSSRSDRIRNNDAGSK